A single window of Bombus affinis isolate iyBomAffi1 chromosome 15, iyBomAffi1.2, whole genome shotgun sequence DNA harbors:
- the LOC126924846 gene encoding TBC1 domain family member 19 has translation MTENADNSKKTSLQRSAEKLTEEIQSMANYKSLYAEIQKLVASTAVKREDFKNTLLEALKSNGLETEIRNTVFHWVRSQGSLSTATEISMEEVDLTYLKKAQIQWERRIQKSLNSTCNELNVPLARIRPNADREEFAEKWNELSTYDIDLSQYRPLYAPKDFLDVLFSIRNPAFKKHSDELNWEFSHIQIRVKTLTQLRRVYLELAKGMSLLGVNPDMPSSENFGNLEEERIFIGEKVLKSNHAPIAQQFLKRGAPRALRGSLWSLVLGSTVKQNDIEYYEELKNMVLQYDIVIDKLIIKDVQLTARNDDQYFVFEDVLYKTMLCFSRDSEVLAPVTTDRSAGGQVIHAVLQGKPATLENTLVFPPSGVIPFHGFTMYATPFCYLYDDPCAMYYTFRAFYLRYWFRLHTVSSHEQGIVALCLLFERLLQCHEPLLWIHFRNIHIQPVRIVFKWIMRGFSGHLPPEQLLCLWDLILAYDSLEIIPLLAVTILSFRKENLMQVNNQQSVEAVLADLSSLKVVPLLQLALLRE, from the exons ATGACTGAAAATGCGGATAACTCTAAGAAAACATCATTACAAAGGTCTGCGGAAAAATTAACGGAGGAAATTCAAAGTATGGCCAATTATAAAAGTCTTTATGCTGAAATTCAG AAACTTGTTGCTTCTACTGCAGTAAAGAGAGAAGACTTTAAAAATACATTACTGGAGGCGTTAAAAAGTAATGGTTTAGAAACAGAAATTAGAAATACTGTATTTCATTGGGTCAGATCACAG GGTTCTTTATCAACTGCAACAGAAATATCCATGGAAGAAGTAGATCTAACTTATTTGAAAAAAGCTCAAATTCAATGGGAACGTAGAATACAAAAGTCATTAAATTCCACCTGTAATGAATTAAATGTGCCATTAGCACGCATAAGACCGAACGCAGATCGCGAAGAATTTGCTGAAAAATGGAATGAATTAAGCACTTATGATATCG atcTATCACAATATAGACCTCTTTATGCTCCAAAAGATTTTTTAGATGTGCTGTTTTCTATACGAAATCCTGCTTTCAAAAAACATTC GGACGAATTGAATTGGGAGTTCAGTCATATACAAATTCGTGTAAAAACACTCACGCAATTG AGACGCGTGTATTTGGAGTTAGCAAAGGGTATGTCATTACTTGGTGTAAATCCAGACATGCCAAGTTCAGAAAATTTTGGAAATCTAGAAGAGGAGAGGATTTTCATCGGTGAGAAGGTATTGAAATCGAATCACGCTCCGATAGCGCAACAATTCTTAAAGCGTGGGGCTCCTCGAGCACTTCGTGGCAGTCTTTGGTCCCTTGTATTAGGATCCACAGTAAaacaaaat gatatagaatattatgaagaattaaaaaatatggtGTTACAGTACGATATCGTTATAGATAAATTGATAATAAag GATGTGCAGCTAACAGCACGAAATGACGATCAGTATTTTGTGTTTGAAGACGTTTTATATAAAACAATGTTATGTTTTTCTCGTGATTCAGAAGTATTAGCACCAGTTACAACCGACAGAAGTGCTGGAGGTCAAGTCATACACGCTGTTTTACAAGGGAAGCCAGCCACTTTGGAAAACACCCTAGTCTTCCCACCAAGCGGTGTGATTCCATTTCATGGGTtcacgatgtatg ctaCGCCATTTTGTTACCTATACGATGACCCGTGCGCAATGTATTATACGTTTCGAGCTTTTTATTTACGATATTGGTTTCGATTGCACACCGTATCTAGCCACGAACAAGGTATTGTAGCACTGTGTTTGCTTTTCGAGAGGTTACTGCAATGCCACGAACCATTGCTTTGGATTCACTTTAGAAACATTCACATACAACC gGTAAGAATTGTTTTTAAGTGGATCATGAGAGGCTTCAGTGGTCATTTACCACCAGAACAGTTGCTTTGCCTCTGGGACTTAATTTTAGCATACGATTCGTTAGAAATTATCCCCTTACTCGCGGTCACTATTTTGAGCTttcgaaaagaaaatttaatgcAAGTTAATAATCAACAAAGTGTTGAG GCTGTTTTGGCAGACTTGTCTTCTTTAAAGGTTGTTCCATTATTGCAATTGGCTTTGTTAAGAGAATAA
- the LOC126924839 gene encoding uncharacterized protein LOC126924839 isoform X2, with protein MLSLTRMDISNMLEVQVDEVKEVDIKENVTPKELLPSTTNAPVPISQEEYNYYKLMFGNDISVVQFQRLHCTACDAHIGSAPADAHNMFEHPVLHTLLCAKCKDFYGDGTFEQGDDDTDMFCRWCANGGNLYCCSFCSNTFCYKCIKRNFDPILRKKIEAVERWKCFVCDPTDLYNARGTCWALLQHIQTINRIYQNCKLPQEEIDDKMNTDESKCCPRRRKRKRRRNGSNSEEEDETYMPKQIVPNAVPKRKKKGRGKTKFSNGNSISMSDKYIGISDNTSTDNNRILPSLLSCEQTMVECENTTIGADGTIISQSQVNPGHHRMNLPIAQQPTMYNTAVMNVVANSNFLQSSSPIAPRRHVPTSLNQTNQVNLYQTLHSTPTSMVTIPNQNINLIHRPRFFLPKPQAPCTNTNLNIIEIESDSEDVAVVGPSGVPPTSSSNSNDKAVPVALLSSSSKNNYTITVKQDVQKRHNAKTLNQRLLPHGKEINSILLHLKMKFQDLFDTTKREEFKNYEPTDARLLIKQFHSDIRDTVTQLAYINDRIIREYNRWRKYSTKMGLTQSVDKNNIRKTYRGKCEEIPLDMTCVNESDEDSNIDEEIEYGIMGPSDLVGNTSVVDGINFFKKRSTIERAVGNHSVLLVDKSVQINSTELENYDRSILYFALTKSNKQSGKKDNVSTLPVKKGNKQSCSYEDHFIQFLQKQSVNSQSKQAENSEELPDPNETSLKDLIEANSPYVSEMLETMDKSTASSSNISSISVKKESDLKFYESRQGNSITCRAVDDFSKMVKLIQ; from the exons atgttatcgCTTACACGAATGGATATCTCAAACATGCTTGAAGTACAAGTGGACGAAGTGAAGGAGGTAGACATTAAAGAAAACG TAACTCCCAAGGAATTACTTCCGAGTACGACTAATGCTCCAGTACCTATTTCCCAAGAGGAATATAATTATTACAAGCTTATGTTTGGCAAtg ATATCTCAGTAGTGCAGTTCCAAAGACTGCATTGTACCGCATGCGATGCACACATTGGCTCTGCACCAGCAGATGCTCATAACATGTTTGAACATCCTGTATTACATACATTACTGTGTGCAAAATGCAAAGATTTCTATGGTGATGGCACTTTTGAACAAG gTGATGATGATACAGATATGTTTTGTAGATGGTGTGCAAATGGTGGTAACTTATACTGCTGTTCCTTTTGTAGCAACACTTTCTGTTACAAATGTATTAAAAGAAACTTTGATCCCATATTGAGAAAAAAAATTGAAGCAGTTGAGAGATGGAAATGCTTTGTCTGTGATCCTACAGATCTGTATAATGCTAGAGGAACTTGTTGGGCCTTGCTTCAGCATATTCAAACGATAAATAG AATATATCAAAATTGTAAGTTGCCTCAAGAGGAAATAGACGACAAAATGAACACTGACGAATCGAAATGCTGTCCGCGCAGAAGAAAACGGAAGCGTCGACGAAATGGCTCGAATTCGGAAGAAGAGGATGAAACTTACATGCCTAAACAAATAGTACCAAATGCTGTTCCCAAACGCAAAAAAAAGGGTCGTGGCAAAACAAAATTTTCCAACGGTAATAGTATATCTATGTCTGATAAATATATCGGAATATCAGACAACACTTCCACGGATAACAATAGAATATTACCATCTTTACTCTCATGCGAGCAAACGATGGTTGAATGCGAAAATACCACTATTGGAGCGGACGGTACTATTATCTCGCAATCTCAAGTAAACCCTGGTCATCATAGAATGAATCTCCCCATTGCTCAACAACCAACGATGTATAACACGGCTGTTATGAATGTTGTTGCAAATTCTAATTTTTTGCAATCTTCATCACCTATTGCACCTCGTCGTCATGTACCTACTTCGCTAAACCAGACGAACCAAGTGAATTTATATCAGACACTACATTCTACGCCAACGTCAATGGTTACTATACCTAATCAGAACATTAACTTAATACATCGACCACGCTTCTTCTTGCCTAAGCCGCAGGCACCGTGTACAAATACGAACCTGAATATCATTGAGATCGAAAGTGATTCAGAAGACGTAGCTGTTGTGGGTCCATCAGGAGTTCCACCTACTAGCAGTTCCAATAGTAATGACAAAGCAGTACCTGTTGCTCTTCTAAGTTCATCTTCTAAGAATAATTATACTATTACAGTGAAACAAGATGTACAAAAAAGGCATAACGCGAAGACATTAAACCAAAGGTTACTTCCTCATGGCAAAGAGATTAATAGTATTCTGCTTCATCTAAAGATGAAATTCCAAGATTTGTTCGATACGACTAAACGAGAGGAATTTAAAAACTATGAACCGACCGACGCTCGTCTTTTAATCAAACAGTTTCATTCTGACATACGCGATACTGTGACTCAATTAGCGTATATTAATGACAGAATAATACGTGAATATAATAGGTGGAGAAAATATTCAACAAAAATGGGACTTACTCAGTCTGTAGATAAGAATAATATTCGCAAGACTTATCGCGGAAAGTGCGAAGAAATACCTCTTGATATGACTTGCGTAAATGAATCCGACGAGGATTCCAATATTGACGAAGAAATAGAGTACGGTATTATGGGCCCATCTGATCTGGTTGGTAATACAAGTGTGGTCGATGGAATAAATTTCTTCAAAAAGAGAAGCACTATAGAACGAGCTGTAGGCAATCATTCTGTTCTGTTGGTAGATAAATCTGTACAAATAAATTCTACAGAATTGGAAAATTATGATAGGTCTATATTGTATTTTGCTTTGACGAAAAGTAATAAACAATCAGGGAAAAAGGATAATGTTTCGACATTGCCTGTAAAAAAGGGCAATAAGCAATCTTGCAGTTATGAAGATCATTTTATTCAGTTCTTACAAAAACAGAGTGTAAACTCTCAAAGCAAGCAAGCTGAAAATTCTGAAGAGTTGCCCGATCCAAACGAAACATCATTAAAGGATCTAATAGAAGCTAATTCGCCATACGTTTCTGAAATGCTAGAAACTATGGATAAGTCAACTGCTTCAAGTAGCAATATTTCAAGTATTTCTGTTAAGAAGGAAAGTGATCTGAAGTTCTATGAATCGCGACAGGGAAACTCAATTACTTGCAGAGCTGTTGATGATTTTTCGAAAATG GTGAAGTTGATACAGTAa
- the LOC126924839 gene encoding uncharacterized protein LOC126924839 isoform X1 codes for MLSLTRMDISNMLEVQVDEVKEVDIKENVTPKELLPSTTNAPVPISQEEYNYYKLMFGNDISVVQFQRLHCTACDAHIGSAPADAHNMFEHPVLHTLLCAKCKDFYGDGTFEQGDDDTDMFCRWCANGGNLYCCSFCSNTFCYKCIKRNFDPILRKKIEAVERWKCFVCDPTDLYNARGTCWALLQHIQTINRIYQNCKLPQEEIDDKMNTDESKCCPRRRKRKRRRNGSNSEEEDETYMPKQIVPNAVPKRKKKGRGKTKFSNGNSISMSDKYIGISDNTSTDNNRILPSLLSCEQTMVECENTTIGADGTIISQSQVNPGHHRMNLPIAQQPTMYNTAVMNVVANSNFLQSSSPIAPRRHVPTSLNQTNQVNLYQTLHSTPTSMVTIPNQNINLIHRPRFFLPKPQAPCTNTNLNIIEIESDSEDVAVVGPSGVPPTSSSNSNDKAVPVALLSSSSKNNYTITVKQDVQKRHNAKTLNQRLLPHGKEINSILLHLKMKFQDLFDTTKREEFKNYEPTDARLLIKQFHSDIRDTVTQLAYINDRIIREYNRWRKYSTKMGLTQSVDKNNIRKTYRGKCEEIPLDMTCVNESDEDSNIDEEIEYGIMGPSDLVGNTSVVDGINFFKKRSTIERAVGNHSVLLVDKSVQINSTELENYDRSILYFALTKSNKQSGKKDNVSTLPVKKGNKQSCSYEDHFIQFLQKQSVNSQSKQAENSEELPDPNETSLKDLIEANSPYVSEMLETMDKSTASSSNISSISVKKESDLKFYESRQGNSITCRAVDDFSKMVSNINNDLVKKTAANEFIDNNSRKEAKTQKGHFSITGEVDTVSVLKNKGQHLSITGTIESEDDCTIIDD; via the exons atgttatcgCTTACACGAATGGATATCTCAAACATGCTTGAAGTACAAGTGGACGAAGTGAAGGAGGTAGACATTAAAGAAAACG TAACTCCCAAGGAATTACTTCCGAGTACGACTAATGCTCCAGTACCTATTTCCCAAGAGGAATATAATTATTACAAGCTTATGTTTGGCAAtg ATATCTCAGTAGTGCAGTTCCAAAGACTGCATTGTACCGCATGCGATGCACACATTGGCTCTGCACCAGCAGATGCTCATAACATGTTTGAACATCCTGTATTACATACATTACTGTGTGCAAAATGCAAAGATTTCTATGGTGATGGCACTTTTGAACAAG gTGATGATGATACAGATATGTTTTGTAGATGGTGTGCAAATGGTGGTAACTTATACTGCTGTTCCTTTTGTAGCAACACTTTCTGTTACAAATGTATTAAAAGAAACTTTGATCCCATATTGAGAAAAAAAATTGAAGCAGTTGAGAGATGGAAATGCTTTGTCTGTGATCCTACAGATCTGTATAATGCTAGAGGAACTTGTTGGGCCTTGCTTCAGCATATTCAAACGATAAATAG AATATATCAAAATTGTAAGTTGCCTCAAGAGGAAATAGACGACAAAATGAACACTGACGAATCGAAATGCTGTCCGCGCAGAAGAAAACGGAAGCGTCGACGAAATGGCTCGAATTCGGAAGAAGAGGATGAAACTTACATGCCTAAACAAATAGTACCAAATGCTGTTCCCAAACGCAAAAAAAAGGGTCGTGGCAAAACAAAATTTTCCAACGGTAATAGTATATCTATGTCTGATAAATATATCGGAATATCAGACAACACTTCCACGGATAACAATAGAATATTACCATCTTTACTCTCATGCGAGCAAACGATGGTTGAATGCGAAAATACCACTATTGGAGCGGACGGTACTATTATCTCGCAATCTCAAGTAAACCCTGGTCATCATAGAATGAATCTCCCCATTGCTCAACAACCAACGATGTATAACACGGCTGTTATGAATGTTGTTGCAAATTCTAATTTTTTGCAATCTTCATCACCTATTGCACCTCGTCGTCATGTACCTACTTCGCTAAACCAGACGAACCAAGTGAATTTATATCAGACACTACATTCTACGCCAACGTCAATGGTTACTATACCTAATCAGAACATTAACTTAATACATCGACCACGCTTCTTCTTGCCTAAGCCGCAGGCACCGTGTACAAATACGAACCTGAATATCATTGAGATCGAAAGTGATTCAGAAGACGTAGCTGTTGTGGGTCCATCAGGAGTTCCACCTACTAGCAGTTCCAATAGTAATGACAAAGCAGTACCTGTTGCTCTTCTAAGTTCATCTTCTAAGAATAATTATACTATTACAGTGAAACAAGATGTACAAAAAAGGCATAACGCGAAGACATTAAACCAAAGGTTACTTCCTCATGGCAAAGAGATTAATAGTATTCTGCTTCATCTAAAGATGAAATTCCAAGATTTGTTCGATACGACTAAACGAGAGGAATTTAAAAACTATGAACCGACCGACGCTCGTCTTTTAATCAAACAGTTTCATTCTGACATACGCGATACTGTGACTCAATTAGCGTATATTAATGACAGAATAATACGTGAATATAATAGGTGGAGAAAATATTCAACAAAAATGGGACTTACTCAGTCTGTAGATAAGAATAATATTCGCAAGACTTATCGCGGAAAGTGCGAAGAAATACCTCTTGATATGACTTGCGTAAATGAATCCGACGAGGATTCCAATATTGACGAAGAAATAGAGTACGGTATTATGGGCCCATCTGATCTGGTTGGTAATACAAGTGTGGTCGATGGAATAAATTTCTTCAAAAAGAGAAGCACTATAGAACGAGCTGTAGGCAATCATTCTGTTCTGTTGGTAGATAAATCTGTACAAATAAATTCTACAGAATTGGAAAATTATGATAGGTCTATATTGTATTTTGCTTTGACGAAAAGTAATAAACAATCAGGGAAAAAGGATAATGTTTCGACATTGCCTGTAAAAAAGGGCAATAAGCAATCTTGCAGTTATGAAGATCATTTTATTCAGTTCTTACAAAAACAGAGTGTAAACTCTCAAAGCAAGCAAGCTGAAAATTCTGAAGAGTTGCCCGATCCAAACGAAACATCATTAAAGGATCTAATAGAAGCTAATTCGCCATACGTTTCTGAAATGCTAGAAACTATGGATAAGTCAACTGCTTCAAGTAGCAATATTTCAAGTATTTCTGTTAAGAAGGAAAGTGATCTGAAGTTCTATGAATCGCGACAGGGAAACTCAATTACTTGCAGAGCTGTTGATGATTTTTCGAAAATGGTTAGTAACATAAATAATGATTTAGTTAAAAAGACTGCCGCGAATGaatttattgataataattcgaGGAAAGAAGCTAAAACACAAAAAGGACATTTTTCCATTACAGGTGAAGTTGATACAGTAagtgtattaaaaaataaaggaCAACATTTGAGCATAACCGGTACTATAGAATCTGAAGATGACTGTACTATTATtgatgattaa